In the Populus trichocarpa isolate Nisqually-1 chromosome 1, P.trichocarpa_v4.1, whole genome shotgun sequence genome, CACCTCTTCTTTTATCACCATTACCACTACTATTGTCATCATTTCACTACCACTACCACTTCACCACAATCTCTTTCACCACCATTGTCATCTCACTACCACCACCATCTCATCACCACCTCTTTCATAATCATTGTCATCTCACCACCTCCATCACCaccattattaaaaaacattttacatgtaaaatatttaatggtaaattatttttcaagccaaacattaaatttaaaataaactattttttatttgcaaaacaaacatactcttaacatataattttatctcttctagaaattcaataaaaaaatttattttttcatgtttaccTAAGGTTAGCCTTCACAATTATAATTCCGTTCTCTATCTCTTTTGGGATATTTTCAGTTAGAAATAATTTCCATTCTATAATTCTCTTTTAGGATATCTCATTTAGgatgttaatttttatagtgttatatatttaaaaaaaaactttctttgtATTGCTTTAAATTCCCTCATGTATACATAACATGATTAATGAACTGtaccaaatttttattttgagcttCTAAGAACATTCCAAAAGTGtcatttgaaaatgaatttaatcaAACTTTTATACATTTTATCCTTGTTGAATATGTcatctttttcttcatcttttaaacattttttattttattttgaaatcatCCTCACCATGTTATTTCatacattttctatttttcttatataatctttttaatttgaagttgtctttaatttttttattctctactTAGTAACAATATAATCTTCATCGTCTTcaattctgtaaaaaaaaataaaaattgttatagaAATCTGCCTTTCTTATATAGCTGGGaaagttaaattttattcaaataaatgaattttaatgcAATTGTATATAAGAAAATACACTCTTAGAAATGTATAAAGATatcaaaggaagaaaaaatcttaaagaaCTAAGAAGGGAAAGATATTAATAatctatatctttttttttattaatgtgggtgtccgggttagcttgcgcgcacctcgactaatcctactgaccctgaagttaacgacaatATAAGCATCCAATGACCCTAAAGTTTGTGAGACTCAAACTGGTGATTTTTAAGAAGCAAACCTAAAGTCTGAACAGTTGAGCTACACTTATCATAGTTCtatatcttaaattttaatgtatAGAGTTTCTTGATTGACAATACAACcatatcaatattctatattttattaacaacactgtgacaatttaaaattaataataaattaatttaaagatattatagTCTTCAACAAAAGATAACACCCTAACTTTTGTAGATGGCATAGATAGATATAGATAAGGGGACAAGGAATTAATTGTTCATTGGTATACTTATACCTTGCCTTGTTGCTTTTGAAGCTTGATTCCATACAGAGCTAAAGGCCTTCTCGTTTTGTTCCTCGCTGAGCAATCAACACCAGTGCTTTTCGCGCATATTTTCACAAATTAAGGTAATAAAATTCCTATTCTCATTCTCTCAATGCCTATTTTACTTGTAGTGAACTCCTCTCACAGTCGGCATCCTTATTTCTCTGATTTTCAGACTGGTGGAAAATGGCTATCGAAAGTGTTGGTGGATCCATTTTATCTAAGATAGCAGAACTCTTGGTGGAACCAACAATAAGGCAGTTCCGTTACATGTTCTGTTTCAAcaattttgttcaagaattcAATGAACAAAAGAAGAACCTGGCTTTGACTCTTGATCGTTTGCAAAACGCTGTCGAAGTTGCTGAAAGAAATGCTGAAGAAATTGAGAAGGATGTCAACAAATGGTTggaagatgcaaaaaacgaaattgAAGGTGTTAATCGTTtggaaaatgaaaagggaaaaaatagcaAATGCTTTAATTGGTGTCCAAATTGGATACCACAATTCAAGTTAAGCAAGGCCCTGGCAAAAAAGATagagattttgaaaaaacttgGAAGAAAATAGCAGAAAGTTTCCAAAAGTGTCCCACAAAGCACCTCTTCAAGACATAGAGTTTCTTCCATCAAAGGGATTCACACCCTCAGAATCGTCAAAAGAAGCTTTTGAACAAATTATGAAAGCTCTCAAAGATGACAGTGCCAATATGATCGGACTGTACGGCATGGGAGGGGTGGGTAAAACCACCCTGGTGAAAGAAGTAGGCAGGAAAGCCAAAGAGTTGCAGCTTTTTAATGAAGTTTTGATAGCTACGGTGTCCCAGAATCCAAATGTCACAGACATGCAGGATCAAATGGCAGATAGTTTAGGTCTGCATTTTGACGAGAAAAGTAAAGAAGGGAGAGCAGGTCGGTTATGGCAGAGACTGCAGGGAAAGAAGATGCTTATAATCCTAGATGATGTTTGGAAAGATATTGACTTGAAAGAGATAGGGATCCCATTTGGTGACGCTCACAGGTGTTGTAAAATTGTTATAACAACACGTCTTGAAAACATATGTTCTTATATGGAGTGCCAGcaaaaagtgtttttaagaGTCTTATCTGAAGAGGAAGCATGGGCtttattcaaaatcaatgcAGGTTTACGTGATGAGGACTCTGACTTGAACAGAGTGGCAAAGGAGGTTGCGAGAGAATGCCAAGGCTTTCTTGAACATGAGTGGGAAGTAGCATCTGAAGAGCTCAAAAAATCTCAATCTCGGCACGTGGAAACATTTGATGACCGAAGAAATGCATATGCATGTCTTAAATTGAGCTATGATTATTTGAAGCACGAGGAAACCAAGTTATGTTTCTTGCTATGCTGTTTATTTTCAGAAGATTACAACATTCCAATCGAGGAGTTGACGAGATATGCAGTTGGCTACGGGTTATATCAAGATGTGAAGTTCATTGAAGGTGCAAGGAAACGAGTTTATATGGAAATCGAAAACCTCAAAGCTTGTTGTATGCTGTTAGGAACTGAAACTGAAGAATATGTGCAAATGCATGACTTGGTTCGTGATGTTGCTATTCAGATAGCATCATCAGAAAAATACAGATTCATGGTAAAGGCTGGCTTTGGGTTGAAGGAGTGGCCAATGAGCAATAGAAGATTTGAAGGTTGTACAGTAATTTCGTTAATGGGCAATAAACTAGCAGAACTTCCTCAAGGATTGGTTTGTCCACAGCTCAAAGTTCTATTATTAGAACTGGATGGTGGTCTGAATGTTCCAGAGAGGTTTTTTGAAGgaatgaaagaaattgaagttttgtcTCTGAAGGGAGGGTGCTTGTCATTGCAATCACTTGAATTCTCAACAAACCTTCAATCATTGTTGTTAGTCGAATGTATATGCAAGGACCTCGTTTCATTGAGAAACCTGCAAAGACTTAAGATTCTTGTTTTCATGTGGTGCGACTCCATTAAAGAATTACCTGACGAAATGGGGGAGCTCAAGGAGTTAAGATTGTTGGATGTGACAGGTTGTATGTACGTTGCAAGCATTCCTGTGAATTTGATTGGAAGGTTGAAGATGTTAGAAGAACTATTGATCTGGGATGGCAGCTTCACGGGATGGGACAGCACAGGAGGAATGAATGCAAGAGTAACAGAACTAAATTCGCTGTCTCATTTGGCCGTATTATCATTGACGATACCGAAGGTTGAATGCATTCccagagattttgtttttcccagGTTGCTCAAATATGATATAGTGTTAGGGAATGGGTATTCAATAACAGCATACCCAATCTCGACAAGATTATATTTGGGTGATATCAGCGCCACATCCTTAAATgcaaagacatttgagcagTTGTTTCCTACTGTGTCTCAAATTGGTTTTAGCAACGTTGAGCGTTTAGAAAATATAGTATTGTCCTCTGATCAGATGACCACCCATGGCCATGGGTCGCAAAAGGACTTCTTACAAAGATTAGAACATGTAGAAGTGGCTGCATGTGGGGATATTCGCACTCTGTTTCCAGCAAAATGGCGGCAAGCTTTGAAAAATCTAAGGAGTGTGGAAATTAATCACTGCAATTCATTGGAAGAGATATTTGAATTGGGTGAGGCTGATGAAGGAAGCAGTGAGGAAAAGGAGCTGCCGCTGCTATCATCTTTAACGGAGTTACAGCTGTCCTGGTTACCTGAGCTCAAATGGATATGGAAGGGGCCCAGTAGACATTTCAGCCTCCAAAGTCTTAATCATCTGGAGTTGTGGTATCTTAGCAAACTAACATTTATCTTCACGCCGTCCCTGGCTCAAAGTCTTATTCATCTAGAAACACTACGGATAGAATATTGTCGTGGATTGAAGCATCTTATCAGAGAAAAGGATGACGAAAGGGAAATCATTCCAGAGTCTCTTCGCTtcccaaaattaaaaactctctCCATAAGTGACTGATAAACTGGAACATGTCTTCCCTGTCTCCATGTCTCCAAGTCTTCTGAACCTGGAACAGATAAAGATTACTTTTGCTgacaatttaaagcaaatattttaCAGTGGAGAAGGGTCTCTTACTGAGTCATTTGACTACTTTGGTGGTGAGGaaattgttggggattccggctccccatgcgcggaccggtggtGTACTAATACTTGCTCATATGAGGGATAAACACtgagacacaatattttacgtggttcggcaaatccgcctacatccacgggagagagtccattttattagagattagagaaaggatatacatggaggaggaggatcacttcactcaaactctacTCCCAACTCTCATTGCTGCatttgcagctgctgcaatggcagcagccttgctgccattgcagctctccacTTTCTCTCTATACTCTTCACATTCTCACACCTCTCTTACTCTGCACACACTTGCACTGTCTCTGCACTCTCTATACCTCTCTcgtttctattctgtcttctgTCTACATGAGAAGGGGAAGCATAAATATAGTGGTTGTAAAGGAGAGGGTGGTTGGTAGTGGATAGGGTGGTTGAGAAAATGTTGACAATTTGCAAATGTTGATAATTTGCTACAAATCTCCACCTTGGCAAGATTTTTCCATGCAATCCTCGTGATCAATCAATGTTGCCTCTGATGCGCCATATGGCGCTGCACCCTGAAGGTGCTCAACACCGAGAGATGTTGACCAAGTCCAAACAATGTTGGAACTTGATCCCTGAGACACATTTTGTGAGCATGTCAGCTGGATTATCTGCGGTACCAATCTTCTGTAGCAGAATATCCCCTTCATCCACAATTTCTCGAACAAAATGAAATCGAACATCGATGTGCTTGGTGCGGGAATGATGAACCTGATTCTTTGCAAGACAAATAGCACTTTGGCTATCACAATGGACATCCACGTGCTCTTGAACAATTCCCAAATCTTCAATCAACCCATGTAACCAAATAGCTTCCTTGAAAGCTTCTGTTACTGCCATGTACTCTGCCTCAGTTGTTGACAAAGCTACTGTTGATTGTAACGTTGACCTCCAACTTACAGGCCCTTTAGCAAGTGTAAACACATAGCCTGTTGTTGAACGACGCTTGTCTAAGTCACCAGCATAGTCCGAGTCCACATAACCAACTAAATTTTGCCCGAGTCTATCATCCCTCTCAAACTTCAAACCAATATCAGTTGTGCCATGAATGTACCGTAGAATCCACTTAACTGCCTGCCAGTGACCCTTTCCCGGATCATGCATATACCTGCTCACCATACTGACAGCATGTGAAATATCTGGTCTCGTACAAACCATTGCATACATTAATGCACCAACTGCATTTGCATAAGGAAATTGAGCCATATGCTTGCGCTCTTCCTCTGTGCGTGGAGACATTGAAGCACTTAGCTTAAAATGAGGAGCTAAAGGTGTGCTTATAGGCTTGGTCTTACCATCTACCCCAAATCTCTGTAGAATTTTCTTCAAGTATTGGGTCTGTGTCAAACAGACTGTGCCTTTTCTTCTGTCTCTCTGAATCTCCATGCCAAGAATCTTCTTAGCTTCTCCAaggtccttcatttcaaactcagtTCTCAGTTGAGCTTTCAGTCTATCAATCTCCACCTTGCTCTTTGATGcgatcaacatatcatccacatataagaGCAAATAGATGAAAGAACCATCAAGAAGTTTGCGAAAATATACACAGTGATCAAACTGACTCCGTGTGtatccatgttctgccatgaacTTATCAAATCGCTTATACCACTGGCGAGGAGATTGTTTCAATCCGTATAATGACTTCTTCAGTTTACAAGCCCAATTCTCTTTCCCAGTGACTTTGAAACCATCTGGCTGAGACATGTAAATTTCCTCTTCCAAATCTCCATGTAGGAaggcagttttcacatcaagttgggCTAACTCCAAATCAAACTGTGCAACTAAGGCTAGTAGAATACGGATTGAAGAATGCTTAACAACTGGAGAGAATACCTCATTATAATCTATCCCCTCCTTCTGAGCATAGCCTTTTGCTACCAATCTTGCTTTGAAACGGATGTTGTCTTTTCCAGGATTACCTTCCTTCTTGGCATATACCCATTTACAACCaattgtcttctttcctttaGGGAGTTGTACCAAATCCCAAGTCTGATTCTTGTGGAGAGATTTCATCTCTTCATCCATTGCCTCTTTCCATTTTGCACTTTCTACACTCTGTACTGTTTCTTTGTAGGTGTAGGGGATTCCATCATCAATCACCGGAAGTGCATAAGCCACCATATTACAATACCGAGCAGGTTTCTTGATAACCCTTTTTGGTTTACTCGTTGCAATGGATTCTTGTTGTGTGGTTGCTGGAGTTGTTGCATCCTCTTCATCTGAACTTTCATCTGAATCTCCTTCAGTAGAGATTGTCTGAACAGTCTTTATAGGGATGACTGAAGTCTCCAACTCCACCTGTTGTGCATCACCAgactgtttttccttctcctgtgATTTCTCTTGCTGTAACATGCCAGACTCATCAAAAGTGACATCTCTACTCAAGATCACTTTCTTTGATTCAGAACACCAGAGTCTGAAGCCTTTTACTCCTCCACTAAAGCCCAAAAATATAGCTTTCTTAGCTCTAGGATCTAATTTGGACTCAGTAACATGATAATATGCTGAGCAACCAAATATACGCATAGAGTCATAATCATTTGCAGGAGAGCCTGACCATACCTCTAAAGGAGTTCTTCCATTTAATGCTGCTGAAGGTAACCGGTTAACAATATGACGAGCATAGCTTAATGCCTCACCCCAGAACACTTTGCTTAGTCCTGAATGTGATAGCATACATCGGACTTTCTCCACCAATGTGCGGTTCATGCGTTCTGCTACTCCATTCTGTTGTGGTGTTTTGCGAACAGTAAAATGTCGCTTGATCCCTTCATTCTgacaaacttcaaagaaaggaTCTGAAGTGTACTCACCACCATTATCTGACCGAAGAGTCTTAACCCTCCTTCCAGTTTGAGTCTCCActattttcttccatttcagaAAGATATCAAGGACCTCATCCTTGTGTTTCATCATGTACACCCATACTCGtcttgaaaaatcatcaataaaagtaacaaaCCAACGATTACCTCCAAGAGATTCATTCTTTGAAGGT is a window encoding:
- the LOC112327806 gene encoding LOW QUALITY PROTEIN: probable disease resistance protein At4g27220 (The sequence of the model RefSeq protein was modified relative to this genomic sequence to represent the inferred CDS: inserted 2 bases in 1 codon; deleted 1 base in 1 codon), which translates into the protein MAIESVGGSILSKIAELLVEPTIRQFRYMFCFNNFVQEFNEQKKNLALTLDRLQNAVEVAERNAEEIEKDVNKWLEDAKNEIEGVNRLENEKGKNSKCFNWCPNWIPQFKLSKALAKKIEILKKLEENSRKFPKVSHKAPLQDIEFLPSKGFTPSESSKEAFEQIMKALKDDSANMIGLYGMGGVGKTTLVKEVGRKAKELQLFNEVLIATVSQNPNVTDMQDQMADSLGLHFDEKSKEGRAGRLWQRLQGKKMLIILDDVWKDIDLKEIGIPFGDAHRCCKIVITTRLENICSYMECQQKVFLRVLSEEEAWALFKINAGLRDEDSDLNRVAKEVARECQGFLEHEWEVASEELKKSQSRHVETFDDRRNAYACLKLSYDYLKHEETKLCFLLCCLFSEDYNIPIEELTRYAVGYGLYQDVKFIEGARKRVYMEIENLKACCMLLGTETEEYVQMHDLVRDVAIQIASSEKYRFMVKAGFGLKEWPMSNRRFEGCTVISLMGNKLAELPQGLRFFEGMKEIEVLSLKGGCLSLQSLEFSTNLQSLLLVECICKDLVSLRNLQRLKILVFMWCDSIKELPDEMGELKELRLLDVTGCMYVASIPVNLIGRLKMLEELLIWDGSFTGWDSTGGMNARVTELNSLSHLAVLSLTIPKVECIPRDFVFPRLLKYDIVLGNGYSITAYPISTRLYLGDISATSLNAKTFEQLFPTVSQIGFSNVERLENIVLSSDQMTTHGHGSQKDFLQRLEHVEVAACGDIRTLFPAKWRQALKNLRSVEINHCNSLEEIFELGEADEGSSEEKELPLLSSLTELQLSWLPELKWIWKGPSRHFSLQSLNHLELWYLSKLTFIFTPSLAQSLIHLETLRIEYCRGLKHLIREKDDEREIIPESLRFPKLKTLSISXTDKLEHVFPVSMSPSLLNLEQIKITFADNLKQIFYSGEGSLTESFDYFGGEEIVGDSGSPCADRWCTNTCSYEG